DNA sequence from the Arthrobacter crystallopoietes genome:
GCTTGTGGACCATGCCCGAGGTGCCGCCGGAAATCCTGGTGGCTACCGCGGGCCCGGTCACGGCCAAGCGCGCGGGCAAGCATGCCGGCGGGCTGATTACCGTGGGGGCGCCGCTGGATAAGGTGGCGATGCTCTTCGACCGGTTCGACGCCGGCGCCAAGGAAGCGGGCAAGGATCCGTCCCGCATGCCGAAGGTGCTCCAGCTGCATCTGAGCTGGGCCCCGACCTATGAGGAAGCGCTGTCCAATGCCATGATCGAGTGGCCCAACGGCGGCATGAAGTTCCCCAAGGGGGACATCCGGTCCCCGTTCGAACTGGAGCAAATGGCCAAGCTGGTCCGGCCGGAAGACTTCGAGGGCCGGCTGCTCATTTCCGAAGATCCGGACGTGCACCGCGCCTACATCCAGAAGTTCGCGGACCTGGGGTTCGACCGGATCTACCTGCACAACGTCGGCCGCAACCAGCGCGAGTGGATCGACGTGTTCGGTGCCAAAGTCCTCCCGGCGCTGACCCGATGAGCCTGCGCGCGCTGTCCGTTTTCGCTATCGAGGGCATCGGCGAAATCACCGCTGGCGACGATCTGGCAGCCGTCATCCATTGCGCCCTCGGCGGGGAACTGCAGGACGGAGACATCCTCGCGGTTACGTCCAAAATCGTCTCCAAAGCTGAGGGCCGGACGCGGTCGGCAGCGGACCGCGAGGAAGCGATCACGGCGGAAACGGTGCGCGTTGTCGCCACGCGGGCGCATGCGAACGGCGTGACCCGGATTGTGGAGAACCGGCTGGGCATCGTCTCCGCCGCGGCCGGAGTGGACGCCAGCAATACGCCCGAGGGGACCATCCTCCTGCTGCCCGTTGATCCGGATGCATCGGCGCACCGGCTCCGCGTCGAACTGCATCGGCGCTGCGGCGTGAACGTCGCCGTCGTCATCACGGACACCCTCGGCAGGCCCTGGCGGAACGGGCAGACGGACGTAGCGATCGGCGTTTCCGGGCTGGCGCCGCTGGCCGATCTGCGCGGTTCGGTGGACAGCGCCGGCCGCCGGTTGTCCGCCACGGTCACCGCCGTGGCGGACGAGATCGCGGCGGCGGCGGACCTGGTCAAAGGCAAGACCAGTGGCTGCCCGGTCGCCGTTGTGCGCGGGTTGGGCGGCCTGGTTTCGGCTCCAAATAACGACGACGACGACGACGGCGCCTGCCCTGGCCACGCGGGTGCGGCCGCTTTGATCAGGTCCGCCGAACAGGACATGTTCCGGCTGGGCACGGCTGAAGCGATGGAGGCAGGCCGGCAGGAAGGCCTCAAAACCGGACGCCGAGAGGGGTTCGACGCCGGCCGGCGGGAAGGCTACCGGCAGGGCTATGAAGCAGGACTGGCCGAAGCAGCCCGCGGCCCAGCATCGGGCAACGGGCTCAAGGCCACCAGCGGCCTGCCCGTGAGCGGGTGCTCCAGCACTACGGCGTCCACTCCGTAGACCCGGCGGATCAGGTCCGGCGTCAGTACGTCGATGGTGGGACCGGCCGCTTCGACTTTGCCCTCCTGCAGGACGATCACCTGGTCGCAGTAGGCGGCGGCGATGTTGATGTCGTGCAGCGCGGCCAGGACCGCCACTCCGCCGGCCGCCAGGTTCCGGACCAGCTCCATGCTGGCCAGCTGGGCGTTGACATCCAGATGGTTGGTCGGCTCATCGAGCAGCAGGACCTCGGGCTCCTGGGCGAGGGCTTTGGCCAGCTGGACACGCTGGCGCTCGCCGCCGGACAACGTGGCGTACTGGCGTCGCGTGAAGCTGTCGAGGCCCACCGCGGTGAGGCTGCGCCGGGCAACGCCCAGATCCTCGTCACTGGTGCCCGCCAGCAGGGAACGGTAGGGCAGCCGGCCCAGCAGCACGACATCCAGCACGGTCAGCGGCAGGTCAGTGTCCGCGCTTTGCTCCACGAAGGCCAGCCGGCGGGCCCGCTCCTTGCGGCGCAGGGCATGGAGGTTGGAACCGTTCAGCTGGACGGAACCGGTATGCGGCACGGCGACTGCGCCCAGCAACTGCAGCAGGCTCGATTTTCCCGCGCCGTTGGGACCCAGCAGCCCGGTTACGGTGCCTGCCGGTACGTGGCAGTCCACGCCGCCGAGAATGAGCTTGCCGCCTGCCTGGTAGCCGAGGCCCAGCCCTTGCAGCGAAACGCTGGGCGGCGCGGCGGGAGAAGCTGGCGTGTTCGGGGCGACGGAACGCTGATCTGAGGTCAAGGGCTGGGTAGGACTGGTTGTCGGATTCATGAGGCGTTCCTCCAGCGCCAGAGCATGATGATGAAGACCGGCGCTCCCAGCAACGCGGTAATGATGCCGACCGGGATTTCGCGCGGATCGAACAGTGTCCTGGCGAGGGTGTCGGCCCAGACCATGAACAGGGCGCCGGCCAGGGCGGAGAGCGGAAGCAGTGCCCGGTGCCGCGCGCCGGTCAGCAGCCGGACGGCGTGCGGCAGGATCAAGCCGACGAAGCCGATGGAGCCGCTGACCGAGACCATCGCCCCGGTGAGCAGGGCCGTTCCGCCCAGCAGGAGCCAGCGGATGGCGGTCACGTTGAGCCCGAGGGCCGCTGCGGCGGTGTCGCCGAACGCGAAGCCGTCAAGGATCCGGCCGGCCAGCAGCACCGGCGTCCCCGCGACGGCGAACGCTACCCCGGTGATGGCAACGGAGCTCCACGTTGCGGCCGACAATGAGCCCATCATCCAGCTGAGTACTTCGCGGTAGGAATCGCCCTGCGCGGAGAAGAAGATGATGAACGAGGCCAGTGCGGAGGCCAGCGCGGAGACTGCCAGCCCGGCGAGCACCGTGCGGGTCGGAGTGATGACGCCCAGGGCCGAAGCCAGTCCGAGGGTGAGCGCCATCGCGGCCATCGCCCCGGCGAACGCGGCCACCGGCAGCAGTACTGCGGCGCCCAGCAGGAGGACCGCGACGGCGCCGAGCGAAGCCCCGGAGCTCAGCCCCAGCAGATACGGATCGGCCAGCGGATTGCGGGTGAGGGCCTGCATGACCGCGCCGCTGACGGCCAGGCCGGCTCCGACCAGCGCAGCCGTGAGCAGCCGGGGCAGCCGCAGCTCCCAGACAATGCCGTCCTGGATGGCAGTCAGCTCGACGGCGACGCCGAGGTGCTCCGGTTGGAGGCCCAGGTGCCGGAGGACGGAGCCGAGGACCTGCAGCGGCGACAGGTTTGCGGGACCGATCGAGACGGCGACCAGCACCGAGCCGACGAGCGCCATCAGCAGGACCGCGCCCCACAGCACCCCGGACATCGGCCGCTGATCAGCCAGGTTGCGGGGCCGCCGGTTAGGACTGCGGCGAGGCAGCCGGCCCCGGCCGGACGCGGAACCGGCAACGGTGGCGAGCGCCGTCGTCGTTATCTTGTGGCCGGGGTGCTCGCGCAGGCTCATGGCATATCCAGTTCCGCCAGCTGGTCCACTAGGGATTGGACTGTTTCGACGCTGCGGACGCCGGCTTCGGAAGCGGCGAAGGGGACCACCAGGTACCGGCCCTCCTTGACCGCGTCCAGCTGCGAGATCACCGGGTGCGCCTCCAGCACGCCGATCTTCTTCTCGGTGCTGCCCCAGCTGGAATCCACCAGCACAATGACGTCCGGATTCCGCTCCGCGACAACTTCCCAGGACAGCGGGGACCAGGCCTGGTCCACATCCGCGGCCACGTTCGTCAGGCCCGCCGCCTCCATGACCAGCTGGGGAGCGCCGCTGCCGCCGCCGACAAACGGGGTGTCGGAGCCGGAGCTGTACCAGAGCGCGGAGAGCTCCCGGCCGTGCGGCTCTATTGCGTCGAGTTGCGCCCGCTGTCCGGCGACGAGTTGCTCAGCCGCGGTGCCGGCGTCGAAAATCCGGCCCATCTCCCGGATGCCCGCGAAGATGTGCTCGAAGATCAGCGGAGCCGGCCGGTAGCCCGGCTGCTGGCACGCCGCAGGCGAGACGTACGTGTTGACGCCGAGCTTGGCCAGGGCCTCGCGCTCGCCGGCGCCGTCCGCGGAGAAGTTCGATTCCCACCCGGCGTAGACGAAGTCCGGCTCCAGCGCCAGCACCGGTTCCTGGGCCGGCAGCTGTTCGGAGATCACGGGGATGTCGTGCTGCCACCGCTCGGGCACCGGGCCGTCCGCGAAGGCCGTTCCCACCATCCGCTCGCCCAGGCCGAGGGCGAGCAGCAGTTCCGTGCTGGTGGACTTGATCGTGACGGCACGCTCCGGCGGCGCCGTGAAGGTGACCTTGGTGCCGCAGTTATCCAGGGTGAAGGGAAAGCCCGGCGGTGGGGCGCCGGCTGCGTCCGGGCCAGCTCCAGGGGCCGGACCCGCGGTGTCCGGAGCGGAGCCGGCCGGGGCGGGGCCACCGCACCCGGCGAGCAGCAGCGAAGCCGCGGCCAGAAGGGGCAAAACGGAGCGTAACGAGGCGGGATTGCGCATGGGACCTCGGTTCGTCAGCCAGGCGCAGTGGTGTTGGCAGCCAGCGCGCCGGGGCGCTGTTCAAAGGAACCGGCGACAGCCGGTGACCGGCGGCCCAATTCCAGGCCGTGCGGGCCGGTCATACGCAACCGGTGGGTCCGAGACCGAGTATAGGCCCCATTTAAATTCCATTGGAGGTTTCGGACTTCGGACCATGGTTTTCCAAGCACGGTGGGGCTATCGTTTCAGGCACGTGACGGACGTTGAGCCCAGTCTTAAGGCATATCGGAGGCAGTCGATGACAACGGTTAGGGCAGCACTCACACAGACCACCTGGACCGGGGACGAGGAGTCCATGGTCAGGAAGCACGAAGACTTTGTGCGCAAGGCAGCGGCCGAGGGCGCCCAGGTGATCTGCTTCCAGGAACTGTTCCACGGGCCCTACTTCGGCATCGTCCAGGACAGCAAGTACTACGACTTCGCGCAGCCGGTGCCGGGTCCGTTGACGGAGCGCTTTGCCAAGCTGGCCGCCGAGCACCACATGGTCATCATCCTGCCGGTCTATGAAGAGGAACAGCCAGGCATCTACTACAACACCGCCGCGGTGATCGACGCGGACGGGACGTATCTGGGCAAGTACCGCAAGAACCACCTGCCGCATGTGGACAAGTTCTGGGAGAAGTTCTACTTCCGGCCCGGAAACCTCGGCTGGCCGATCTTCGACACCGCGGTGGGCAAGGTCGGCCTGAACATCTGCTACGACCGGCACTTCCCGGAAAGCTGGCGGGCGCTAGGCCTCAACGGCGCACACCTGGTCTTCAACCCGAACGCCTCCAAACCCGGACTTTCCAACCGGTTGTGGGAACTGGAACAGCCTACCGCCGCAGCCGCCAACGGCTACTACGTGGTGGTGCCGAACCGTGTGGGATCGGAAGCCAACGAGTTCGGCGACGAGGCGGTGAACTTCTACGGCACCTCCTATGTGGTGGACCCGCAGGGGAACTACGTGGGCGAACTGGGCAGCGGCAGCGAGGAGGAACTGCTGATCCGCGACCTGGACATGGACCTGATCCGCACCGCCCGCAATAGCTGGCAGTTCTACCGCGACCGCCGCCCGGACGCCTACGGGCCGATCGTTGCACCGTAAGCCGCCCGGCCCCAAGAACTTGGCAGGAGGAACCCGATGTCTACAACCCTGATTACCGGCGGGACCGTGGTCAGCTCGACAGGCCGCAGCGAAGCGGATGTACTGATCGACGGCGAAAAGGTCGTGGCCGTACTGGCGCCCGGTTCCACCCTGCTGGGCCATGACCTGAAGTCCTCGGTGGACACCGTGCTGGACACCGCCGGCAAATACGTTGTCCCCGGCGGGATCGACGCGCACACCCACATGCAGATGCCCTTCGGCGGCACCGAAGCGAGCGACACCTTCGAAACCGGTACGCGGGCCGCAGCATGGGGAGGTACGACGACGATCGTGGACTTCGCGATCCAAAAGTACGGCGAACGGGTGATGGACGCGCTGAACGCCTGGCACGACAAGGCGTCCGGCCAGTGCGCCATCGACTACGGTTTCCACCAGATCATCGGCGACGTGAACGACGATTCGCTCAAGGCCATGGAGGGCCTGATCGGCGAGGGGATCTCCAGCTACAAACTGTTCATGGCGTACCCCGGGGTTTTCTACAGCGACGACGCGCAGATCTTCAAGGCGATGCGCGTCGGGGCGGACACCGGATTGATGACCATGATGCACGCCGAGAACGGTCCGGCGATCGACGCCATGGTGGCCGAACTGCTGGCCCAGGGCAAGACCGATCCGTACTACCACGGGGTGGCGCGGGCATGGCAGATGGAGGAGGAAGCCACC
Encoded proteins:
- a CDS encoding TIGR03557 family F420-dependent LLM class oxidoreductase yields the protein MNTSLTIGYAAMLEQFHPRAAVELSEYAEQKGFSGVMAADHFQPWVPAQGESAFVWNVLAALGERTTGDIGPGVTCPTFRWHPAIVAQASATLAAMYPGRHWLGLGSGEALNEHIIGQYWPEPPERINRMFEAIEIINKLFTNSLAGKDVRHNGAYYRMESTRLWTMPEVPPEILVATAGPVTAKRAGKHAGGLITVGAPLDKVAMLFDRFDAGAKEAGKDPSRMPKVLQLHLSWAPTYEEALSNAMIEWPNGGMKFPKGDIRSPFELEQMAKLVRPEDFEGRLLISEDPDVHRAYIQKFADLGFDRIYLHNVGRNQREWIDVFGAKVLPALTR
- a CDS encoding coenzyme F420-0:L-glutamate ligase; translated protein: MSLRALSVFAIEGIGEITAGDDLAAVIHCALGGELQDGDILAVTSKIVSKAEGRTRSAADREEAITAETVRVVATRAHANGVTRIVENRLGIVSAAAGVDASNTPEGTILLLPVDPDASAHRLRVELHRRCGVNVAVVITDTLGRPWRNGQTDVAIGVSGLAPLADLRGSVDSAGRRLSATVTAVADEIAAAADLVKGKTSGCPVAVVRGLGGLVSAPNNDDDDDGACPGHAGAAALIRSAEQDMFRLGTAEAMEAGRQEGLKTGRREGFDAGRREGYRQGYEAGLAEAARGPASGNGLKATSGLPVSGCSSTTASTP
- a CDS encoding ABC transporter ATP-binding protein, whose protein sequence is MNPTTSPTQPLTSDQRSVAPNTPASPAAPPSVSLQGLGLGYQAGGKLILGGVDCHVPAGTVTGLLGPNGAGKSSLLQLLGAVAVPHTGSVQLNGSNLHALRRKERARRLAFVEQSADTDLPLTVLDVVLLGRLPYRSLLAGTSDEDLGVARRSLTAVGLDSFTRRQYATLSGGERQRVQLAKALAQEPEVLLLDEPTNHLDVNAQLASMELVRNLAAGGVAVLAALHDINIAAAYCDQVIVLQEGKVEAAGPTIDVLTPDLIRRVYGVDAVVLEHPLTGRPLVALSPLPDAGPRAASASPAS
- a CDS encoding putative F420-0 ABC transporter permease subunit, coding for MSGVLWGAVLLMALVGSVLVAVSIGPANLSPLQVLGSVLRHLGLQPEHLGVAVELTAIQDGIVWELRLPRLLTAALVGAGLAVSGAVMQALTRNPLADPYLLGLSSGASLGAVAVLLLGAAVLLPVAAFAGAMAAMALTLGLASALGVITPTRTVLAGLAVSALASALASFIIFFSAQGDSYREVLSWMMGSLSAATWSSVAITGVAFAVAGTPVLLAGRILDGFAFGDTAAAALGLNVTAIRWLLLGGTALLTGAMVSVSGSIGFVGLILPHAVRLLTGARHRALLPLSALAGALFMVWADTLARTLFDPREIPVGIITALLGAPVFIIMLWRWRNAS
- a CDS encoding putative F420-0 ABC transporter substrate-binding protein; translation: MPLLAAASLLLAGCGGPAPAGSAPDTAGPAPGAGPDAAGAPPPGFPFTLDNCGTKVTFTAPPERAVTIKSTSTELLLALGLGERMVGTAFADGPVPERWQHDIPVISEQLPAQEPVLALEPDFVYAGWESNFSADGAGEREALAKLGVNTYVSPAACQQPGYRPAPLIFEHIFAGIREMGRIFDAGTAAEQLVAGQRAQLDAIEPHGRELSALWYSSGSDTPFVGGGSGAPQLVMEAAGLTNVAADVDQAWSPLSWEVVAERNPDVIVLVDSSWGSTEKKIGVLEAHPVISQLDAVKEGRYLVVPFAASEAGVRSVETVQSLVDQLAELDMP
- a CDS encoding nitrilase-related carbon-nitrogen hydrolase, with the protein product MTTVRAALTQTTWTGDEESMVRKHEDFVRKAAAEGAQVICFQELFHGPYFGIVQDSKYYDFAQPVPGPLTERFAKLAAEHHMVIILPVYEEEQPGIYYNTAAVIDADGTYLGKYRKNHLPHVDKFWEKFYFRPGNLGWPIFDTAVGKVGLNICYDRHFPESWRALGLNGAHLVFNPNASKPGLSNRLWELEQPTAAAANGYYVVVPNRVGSEANEFGDEAVNFYGTSYVVDPQGNYVGELGSGSEEELLIRDLDMDLIRTARNSWQFYRDRRPDAYGPIVAP